Within the Nitrosococcus wardiae genome, the region TGGCGGCTGTGCTCAATTTGGGAAATATTTTTGAGTGGATCATGGATGGTTTCAATGAGAGAGCGCCTACGCAGCAAGAGCTTAATTACTGCCTAAAAATTAGATATTCGTCTTTGCGGGTATGGCCACTCCGGACTTTTTGCGTAAGTCCCTAAAGATTAATCTTGAAAAGGTAGGCGATGAAACTAAACCCCATCGCCTGACCAGTCGAGATTAATAACGAAGAGTTTGAGAGACCGTGTTTGATAATGAGTGATGCTGGGTCCGACTATGGGTTTCCCCATTCGTGGACATGGGGGCCACTTCCGGGGAAGGGGTTAATGGCCAGAGTGGGTGAGCTTGCATTCGCTCACTTAAGCTTAAGCTGGGTAATTGGAACCCACCCACCACAGCAGCACGGGCCTCAGGACTGAGCTCCCGCGCTTCAGGCAGATCTTTAAGTACGAGAATAGCCATCTTCTAGGATCCTCCTCTTCAAGCTAAAAAGAGTCGTTAAGCTAAAATTTAAAATTCGCTGAGCCTTTTATGCTCAACCCTCTCGCTGCACACCCTGTGCCAACTGTGATGGAGTTCTCCTAAAAAAACAACAAGTTATTGAATAAATAAGGAGATATTTCTCTTTGGGCCACCGCTTCGAGAATGCCATGACCGCTAAATTCTAGTGATAACCCAACACAAACCAAGTTACTGTTTGATAGAGAGCAACAAATACACTTTGGACCCCAAAGTTCACTGGGTAATCTCTTGCTCTAATTCTTGAGCCAGCGCAGCAGCGACCTCTTTTAAAGAACCGGTTCTTTTAAATACTTCCCGTTGCCGGAGATAGCTCGGTCCCTCTTCCATATGGGTTTCTAAGCGTTTCAAATAGGGAGCTGTCCCTAACTTCTCAGCAGTGGGCGTTAAAGTTGTCAAAAGTTCTTGAATAATAGCTCTCATAGGCTTGCTGTGGCCCTGGTCATCAATAATATAATTTGCATCGACCCCTTCGTGGGAACTTCTGAAATGATTCATCTTTTCCATCCACCAATGGTGTGGCATTAGCAAATAACCACATTCCTTTTGCTCGCAACAATGCTGGAGATAAACGACCAGGGTATGGACTAGCGCCGTCAACATCATCGTCTCCTTAATCGTTGGCTGAGTATCCATGACCCTGATTTCTAAAGTTCCTAGCTGGGGGCGGGGGCGCAAATCCCAGTGAATGTCGCGGATAATTCCATAAACTCCAGCCGTTTGAGTATTCTCAAAAAATGTCACAAAATCTTTCCACTGAGGAAAAGTAGGCGGAATCCCATAATCCCGCATGATGGCTAACACCCGTTGGCGAAAAGAGGCAAATCCTGTTGGGTGCCCTTCCCAAAAGGGGGAGCTAGCGGACAGGGCCAAGAGAATAGGCAAATAAGGTTTAAGCATGGCCATGACCGCAAGGGTCGTGTCCCCTGAAGGCATGCCCACATGGATGTGAAATGCAAAAGTCTTGAAAATATGGGCTAAATAGCCCACCCGTTTTTCCATCCCCCGATACCGGGGTAGGGGCGTAATGGTGGCAGGACGTACCGAGAAAGGATGAGTTCCCGCACCACACAGGACCAGATCTTGCTGTTGACAACGGGCTGCTAAAGTTTGCATAACCGCGATGATATCGGTTTCTAACTCTTGCAGGTTGGTACACACTTTGGAGTTGATCTCCACAGTGCATTGACTCATCTCCGGCTTGATATAAGGCGTCTCAGGATAGCTTTCGATAAGGGGTAAGATCCCGTCTGCTAGATCCAATCCTTCCTTATCCAGGAGTTGAAATTCTATTTCTATCCCTAAAGAAGCCCTTCTAGAGCCTTTAAACTCCAAATGCTTATGGCTCTTTCCCATACTCAGCTATGGCTTCCCGCGCCACCTGATCAAAGAATGCTGCCCCCATTTTTAAAGCTTCTTCATCGAAATCGAAAGTAGGACTATGCAAAGGAATGTTTTCCCACCCCTCACGGCAAGCACCTATCCGGACATAACAGCCAGGCGCTTCTCGAAGATAAAAGGAAAAATCCTCTGACCCCATACTGGGGTACTCAATGGGGATCAATCCCTTCTCCCCCACCACCTTGAGCGCGGCTCGGCGGGCAATTTCCGCTTCTCGTTCAGTATTGATGACGGGGGGGTAACCTTCCGTAATTTCTATG harbors:
- a CDS encoding carboxylate-amine ligase — its product is MGKSHKHLEFKGSRRASLGIEIEFQLLDKEGLDLADGILPLIESYPETPYIKPEMSQCTVEINSKVCTNLQELETDIIAVMQTLAARCQQQDLVLCGAGTHPFSVRPATITPLPRYRGMEKRVGYLAHIFKTFAFHIHVGMPSGDTTLAVMAMLKPYLPILLALSASSPFWEGHPTGFASFRQRVLAIMRDYGIPPTFPQWKDFVTFFENTQTAGVYGIIRDIHWDLRPRPQLGTLEIRVMDTQPTIKETMMLTALVHTLVVYLQHCCEQKECGYLLMPHHWWMEKMNHFRSSHEGVDANYIIDDQGHSKPMRAIIQELLTTLTPTAEKLGTAPYLKRLETHMEEGPSYLRQREVFKRTGSLKEVAAALAQELEQEITQ